From the genome of Malus sylvestris chromosome 6, drMalSylv7.2, whole genome shotgun sequence, one region includes:
- the LOC126625604 gene encoding uncharacterized protein LOC126625604: MNKTDGHRGNGWDEEKREKGSYSNHKTNPNPHLLCRCLSLPVAFLLILYSSSPVAADCTQPAGSSREPLLSRCRFTQIYPGPTFSQTAERKKRWPPVLIGGWRWCLSAVAMRKELGKEDKEERGRGDGV; encoded by the exons ATGAATAAGACCGACGGAC ATAGAGGGAATGGATGGGAtgaagaaaaaagggaaaaaggatCCTactccaatcataaaacaaaccctaatcccCATCTTCTCTGCCGCTGCCTTTCTTTACCCGTAGCCTTCCTCCTCATTCTCTACTCATCCTCTCCCGTAGCCGCCGACTGCACCCAGCCAGCAGGCAGCAGCAGGGAGCCACTTCTGTCGCGCTGCAGATTTACCCAGATTTACCCAG GACCCACCTTCAG TCAAACCgcggagagaaaaaaaaggtgGCCACCGGTACTAATAGGAGGGTGGAGATGGTGTTTATCGGCAGTTGCTATGAGGAAGGAGCTGGGCAAGGAGGACAAGGAAGAGAGGGGAAGGGGGGATggtgtttaa